The Clostridioides difficile genome has a segment encoding these proteins:
- a CDS encoding biotin-dependent carboxyltransferase family protein — protein sequence MGFKVELGGFQTLIQDRGRVGYGQYGVSGCGAMDEYAHRVGNILVGNSEDEASLEVLMLGPTITFDEYTQIAVTGGDLGARINGKEIQSWRSYQINPGDMLSFRGVKSGARAYVSIAGGIDVPLAMGSKSTYTRAKIGGFEGRALKKGDYINTFAQEKDFTINKKLNSKYIPSYSSEIVLRIVKGPQFDAFSKDEVEKFLLNEYKVTNEIDRMGCRLEGDSIKHINGADIISDGISYGAIQVPGHGKPIIMLSDRQTSGGYTKIGNVISVDLYKLAQAKPNDVVKFEFVDIYEAHRLLREQEDKIQDIYKSMKNIRVIKAKVLNDIAV from the coding sequence ATGGGATTTAAAGTAGAATTAGGAGGTTTCCAAACATTAATACAAGACAGAGGTAGAGTTGGATATGGACAATATGGTGTATCTGGGTGTGGAGCAATGGACGAATATGCACATAGAGTAGGAAATATATTAGTTGGAAACTCTGAAGATGAAGCTTCTTTGGAGGTTCTAATGTTAGGTCCTACAATTACCTTTGATGAATATACACAAATAGCAGTAACTGGGGGAGATTTAGGAGCTAGAATAAACGGAAAAGAGATTCAAAGTTGGAGGTCATATCAAATAAATCCTGGTGATATGCTATCATTTAGAGGTGTAAAATCAGGAGCTAGAGCATATGTATCAATAGCTGGTGGAATAGATGTTCCGCTTGCAATGGGAAGTAAATCCACTTATACAAGAGCTAAGATTGGTGGATTTGAAGGTAGAGCACTTAAAAAAGGCGATTATATAAATACTTTTGCTCAAGAAAAAGATTTTACAATAAATAAAAAATTAAATTCAAAATATATTCCAAGTTATAGTTCAGAAATAGTACTAAGAATTGTAAAAGGACCTCAATTTGATGCTTTTTCTAAAGATGAAGTAGAAAAATTTCTACTAAATGAATATAAGGTTACAAATGAAATAGATAGAATGGGTTGTAGATTAGAAGGAGATAGTATAAAGCATATTAATGGAGCAGATATTATATCAGATGGTATTTCTTATGGAGCTATACAAGTCCCTGGACATGGGAAACCTATCATAATGTTATCAGATAGACAAACTAGTGGTGGTTATACTAAAATAGGAAATGTTATAAGTGTAGATTTGTATAAGTTAGCACAAGCAAAACCAAATGATGTAGTAAAATTTGAGTTTGTAGATATATATGAAGCTCATAGATTATTGAGAGAACAAGAAGATAAGATTCAAGATATATATAAAAGTATGAAAAATATCAGAGTGATTAAAGCCAAAGTGTTAAATGATATAGCAGTTTAA
- a CDS encoding DUF819 family protein: MNTLFSSTGSILAIMTAMVALGFYLQKYKVTKSLGPALTIIIMGIILSNLKVVPVSTELYGTISTYAIPVSMTIMLMSVDLKEMTKLSREPLIAIFVAVLTVSIMAFLFGLVFAGEISEGWKVAGMFVGTYTGGSANLTAIGTGLNVSRQTLAAANAADYVIGVPTLIFMFALPTILKNSKKFQKFWPYHVEESELEDCQNEEFMESKEWSIKDIAWMLAIGFVVTEVATILSGYFSSSFSSAARILLVTTISIIIAQLKPVKKLRGNLDLGLFVALFFLCTIGFSVDIKEFLGSTFTITFYCFSIIFASFAFHLLVTRMLKIKYQYVILSIVGAIADGPTSALVAASAKWNSLVSVAVVMGVIGGVLGNYAGISVAYAIKMFLGL; the protein is encoded by the coding sequence ATGAATACACTTTTTTCGAGTACAGGTAGTATACTTGCAATAATGACAGCTATGGTTGCACTTGGATTTTACTTACAAAAGTATAAAGTAACTAAAAGTTTAGGGCCAGCGCTTACAATAATCATAATGGGAATAATACTTTCAAACTTAAAAGTAGTTCCAGTTAGTACAGAATTATATGGAACTATCTCTACATATGCTATACCAGTTTCTATGACTATAATGTTGATGAGCGTTGACTTAAAAGAAATGACAAAACTATCACGAGAGCCCTTAATAGCAATTTTTGTGGCAGTATTGACAGTAAGTATAATGGCATTTTTATTTGGATTAGTATTTGCAGGTGAAATATCAGAAGGATGGAAAGTTGCAGGGATGTTTGTAGGTACATATACTGGAGGAAGTGCTAATCTTACAGCTATTGGAACAGGTCTTAATGTAAGTAGACAGACTCTTGCAGCAGCAAATGCAGCAGATTATGTAATTGGAGTTCCAACATTGATATTTATGTTTGCACTTCCGACAATATTAAAAAATTCGAAGAAATTTCAAAAATTTTGGCCATATCATGTAGAAGAATCAGAGTTAGAAGATTGTCAGAATGAAGAATTTATGGAATCAAAAGAATGGAGTATAAAAGATATTGCTTGGATGTTGGCGATAGGTTTTGTTGTTACAGAGGTCGCAACAATACTTTCTGGATATTTTAGTTCCAGTTTTAGCAGTGCAGCAAGAATTCTTTTAGTTACAACAATTTCAATTATAATTGCTCAGTTAAAACCAGTAAAAAAATTAAGGGGTAATTTAGATTTAGGATTATTTGTTGCATTATTCTTTTTATGTACAATAGGATTTTCAGTTGATATAAAAGAGTTTTTAGGTTCAACTTTTACTATAACATTTTATTGCTTTAGCATAATCTTTGCTTCATTCGCTTTCCATCTACTTGTAACTAGAATGTTAAAGATAAAGTACCAATATGTAATACTTTCTATAGTTGGAGCAATTGCTGATGGTCCAACATCAGCTTTAGTAGCTGCTTCAGCAAAATGGAATTCGCTTGTAAGTGTAGCTGTAGTGATGGGTGTAATTGGAGGAGTATTAGGAAATTATGCAGGTATATCAGTGGCATATGCAATAAAAATGTTTCTTGGTCTATAG
- a CDS encoding GntR family transcriptional regulator, whose product MEKNYTMPIYQKIALDIANKIYTGEIHEDSVLFGRSVLAGKYNVSPETIRRAVKILEDIGVVKSIKGKGVIVLSPDKASSFIKKYRDITNISSYKSTLYNLIDTKSNLENEILDTINKIIDYSNRLEIINPLVPVQFTINSNCKYIGQTAAQTKFWQNTGATIVAIKRGEELIISPGPYIEFLEGDILLVVGDQHIYNSIPMFLYENEK is encoded by the coding sequence ATGGAAAAAAACTATACTATGCCAATATACCAAAAGATAGCTTTGGATATTGCAAATAAAATATATACAGGTGAAATACATGAAGATTCAGTATTGTTTGGACGCTCTGTTTTGGCTGGTAAATACAATGTATCACCAGAAACTATAAGAAGAGCTGTTAAAATTTTAGAAGATATTGGCGTTGTTAAAAGCATAAAAGGTAAAGGTGTTATTGTATTATCACCAGACAAAGCTTCTTCTTTTATAAAAAAATATAGAGATATTACAAATATATCATCATATAAATCAACACTTTATAATTTAATAGATACTAAGTCAAATCTAGAAAATGAAATCTTAGATACGATAAATAAAATTATAGATTATTCTAATAGACTTGAAATAATAAACCCCTTAGTGCCCGTTCAGTTCACAATAAATTCTAATTGTAAGTATATTGGCCAAACAGCTGCACAAACTAAGTTTTGGCAAAATACAGGAGCTACAATCGTCGCAATTAAAAGAGGTGAGGAACTTATAATTTCTCCTGGCCCATATATTGAATTTTTAGAGGGAGATATTCTTTTGGTTGTTGGAGACCAGCATATTTATAATTCTATACCAATGTTTTTATACGAAAATGAAAAATAG
- a CDS encoding XRE family transcriptional regulator — MLGEKMRNIRKNKKKTLSDVSKLTDLSISYISQIERDAIEPSLSSLRKIAEVLDTPLYMFMDDNNTDDLVIRKEDRVMMKFPKSEMFYEIVSPMPTADFAPSILFLEFELKPESEDTKNYISHASEEVVVLTSGVVDICIGENIVRLNPGDSTFIKANTPHKIINPSKDTLARGYGVISPPIWPIKSK, encoded by the coding sequence ATGCTAGGGGAAAAGATGAGAAATATAAGAAAAAACAAGAAAAAAACACTAAGTGATGTTTCCAAGTTGACAGATTTATCTATAAGTTATATATCTCAAATCGAAAGAGATGCTATTGAACCATCCCTGTCTTCATTAAGAAAAATCGCTGAAGTTTTAGATACTCCTTTATATATGTTTATGGATGATAATAATACTGATGATTTAGTCATCAGAAAAGAAGATAGAGTTATGATGAAGTTCCCAAAAAGTGAAATGTTTTACGAGATAGTATCTCCAATGCCAACAGCTGATTTTGCACCTTCAATCTTATTTTTAGAATTTGAACTTAAACCTGAAAGTGAAGATACTAAGAATTACATATCTCATGCATCAGAGGAAGTGGTTGTATTAACAAGTGGTGTAGTTGATATTTGTATAGGTGAAAATATAGTAAGATTAAATCCTGGAGATTCAACATTTATAAAAGCTAATACTCCTCATAAAATTATCAACCCAAGTAAAGATACACTAGCTCGTGGATATGGTGTTATATCACCTCCCATTTGGCCAATAAAGTCCAAGTAA
- a CDS encoding LamB/YcsF family protein: MYKVDLNSDLGESFGTYKIGLDEEVLKYISSANIACGFHAGDPSHMDKTVKLAKENGVKIGAHPGFLDLIGFGRREMKITKQEAKDYTKYQLGALMAFASSNGCNIQHVKPHGALYNMAAKDKNLAMAICEAIYEVDKNIILLGLYNSEMISSAKEIGLKFANEMFADRAYDSNGFLVPRNVEGAVIHDTKTAIDRVVKMVKEGTVETITGEIIHIKADSICVHGDNPKAIEFVKEIRKRFELENIEVCSLENMEVCSAEDIL, translated from the coding sequence TTGTATAAAGTAGATTTAAATAGCGATTTAGGAGAAAGTTTTGGAACATATAAGATTGGTTTAGATGAAGAAGTCTTAAAGTATATTTCATCAGCTAATATAGCCTGTGGATTTCATGCAGGAGATCCTAGTCATATGGATAAAACAGTAAAACTCGCCAAAGAAAATGGGGTTAAAATAGGAGCACATCCAGGTTTTTTAGATTTAATAGGATTTGGAAGACGTGAGATGAAAATAACAAAACAAGAAGCTAAAGATTATACAAAATATCAATTGGGAGCATTAATGGCATTTGCAAGTTCAAATGGATGTAATATACAGCATGTAAAGCCACATGGAGCTTTATATAATATGGCTGCAAAAGATAAAAATTTAGCTATGGCGATTTGTGAAGCTATATATGAAGTTGATAAAAATATTATTTTGTTAGGTTTATACAATAGTGAAATGATAAGTTCAGCTAAAGAGATTGGACTTAAGTTTGCGAATGAAATGTTTGCAGATAGAGCCTATGATAGTAATGGTTTTTTAGTTCCAAGAAATGTAGAAGGAGCCGTTATACATGATACAAAAACTGCAATAGATAGAGTTGTTAAGATGGTAAAAGAAGGAACAGTGGAAACTATAACTGGAGAAATTATACATATTAAAGCAGACTCTATATGTGTGCATGGAGACAATCCAAAAGCAATAGAGTTTGTTAAGGAAATAAGAAAACGTTTTGAATTAGAAAATATAGAAGTTTGTTCATTAGAAAATATGGAAGTTTGTTCAGCAGAGGACATATTGTAA
- a CDS encoding divalent metal cation transporter, with protein MSTKNITDNEKGKKDVGALIGAAFIMATSAIGPGFLTQTAQFTQDFGPSFSFVVLITTILFIGAQVNVWRVIGVSGLRGQDIANKIIPGLGYLVAFLVGLGGLAFNIGNVGGAALGMNVMFNMNMTLGTILSGLIAIFVFMSKNSNSLVDKITKFLALGMIIIVGYVAISNHPPVGEAIYRMVKPENPKTLIFPIITLLGGSVGGYITFAGGHRLIDGGITGEENIKEITKSSLLGILVATMMRVLLFLAILAVVSKGLQLDPENPAASAFKFSAGAIGYKFFGLVLWSAAITSVIGAAYTSVSFLKTLNPFIAKNEKYFIIAFIAISTLIMAFIGKPATLLILAGALNGLILPITLGIMLIASKRKDIVGDYKHPTWLLIFGLIVVLISAYAGITSLGSLSTLFA; from the coding sequence ATGAGTACAAAAAATATTACGGATAACGAAAAAGGTAAAAAAGACGTTGGGGCACTTATAGGAGCTGCATTTATAATGGCAACATCAGCAATTGGGCCAGGGTTTTTAACTCAGACAGCACAATTTACTCAAGATTTTGGACCAAGTTTTTCATTTGTAGTACTAATTACAACTATCCTTTTTATAGGAGCTCAAGTAAATGTATGGAGAGTAATTGGTGTATCAGGACTTAGAGGTCAAGATATAGCAAACAAGATAATACCTGGTTTGGGTTACCTTGTAGCTTTTTTAGTAGGTCTTGGTGGATTAGCTTTTAATATAGGAAATGTTGGTGGCGCTGCACTTGGTATGAATGTAATGTTTAATATGAATATGACATTAGGAACTATATTAAGTGGGTTAATAGCAATATTTGTATTTATGTCAAAGAATTCGAATTCTTTAGTAGATAAAATAACTAAGTTTTTAGCATTAGGTATGATAATTATAGTTGGATATGTAGCAATATCAAATCATCCTCCTGTTGGAGAGGCAATTTATAGAATGGTAAAACCAGAAAATCCAAAGACATTGATATTTCCAATAATAACTCTACTTGGAGGAAGTGTTGGAGGATATATAACATTTGCTGGAGGACATAGATTAATAGATGGCGGAATAACAGGTGAAGAAAATATAAAAGAAATAACTAAATCATCTCTTTTAGGGATATTAGTTGCAACTATGATGAGGGTACTTTTATTTCTAGCAATATTAGCAGTAGTTTCAAAAGGGCTTCAACTTGACCCAGAAAATCCAGCAGCTTCAGCTTTCAAATTTAGTGCAGGAGCGATAGGATATAAATTCTTTGGGCTTGTATTATGGTCTGCTGCAATTACATCAGTTATAGGAGCTGCTTATACATCAGTTTCTTTTTTAAAGACATTAAATCCTTTTATAGCAAAAAATGAAAAGTACTTTATAATAGCATTTATAGCTATATCAACACTTATAATGGCATTTATAGGAAAACCAGCAACTTTATTAATTTTAGCAGGAGCTTTAAACGGTTTAATACTTCCAATAACTTTAGGAATAATGCTTATAGCATCTAAGAGAAAAGATATTGTTGGTGATTATAAACATCCTACATGGCTTTTGATATTTGGGTTAATAGTAGTTTTAATATCTGCTTATGCAGGAATAACTTCTCTTGGTAGTCTAAGTACTTTATTTGCTTAA
- a CDS encoding CocE/NonD family hydrolase: protein MKKFKLYISGLYSGNVVFDEVLLIEKLNPFTNEIEEIKPMSKDEGTYYLNLTKIDLKFLFENFNIYNNSLINTDKSIVVNELGETYSKFNEYIWVQRNKKFPLDIIVLDNKIVGFICLSRETCTILIMDGYEDYTILKEWKKTHENEEIYPIKFDGNYMIDMEDGTKLSTDVYLPKFEDSTKKVPTILMRTPYGKENDKEIYYKYVQRGYAVVIQDVRGRNESEGKWEPMIYEREDGDSTINWIVAQEWSNEVVGMMGASYLGYVQWAAASSGNKYLKALISIVTAGSPFIDIPRKGGAFVSGMLAWAFMVSRNKVDRSKMIRDDWDDVLNIRPIQNIPIEALGYRIEFLEEWIKRVEKDEYWDRMDWHLKKDKINVPALVVSGWYDDNGMGTTEALDVIKNYERGKRKAILGPWMHNSNTIRDINDIPFGDNSLRYDVDYNYLLWFDKYLKGIENDIDKTAPIEYYSVGSNEWKMAENWPIENKIDKSIYLISDGNANTSLGNGKLSFEECSKENYDSYIYNPKDPSIQLIDMSENEVGVPNNYKDLEKRSDMLCYTSDVFSEELTITGDIKLEFFASSSARDTDWVIKIMDVDLDGNSIKLADGILSARFRNSFYKSEFMEEGAIYKFTIITSKISNTFKIGHRIRLDITSSAKNFIFQNSNTKDGYNSIEYIKAKNTIYNGGKYPSRLILPIENN from the coding sequence TTGAAAAAATTCAAGTTATATATATCTGGTTTATATAGTGGTAATGTAGTATTTGACGAAGTTTTACTTATTGAAAAACTGAATCCTTTTACAAATGAAATAGAAGAAATAAAGCCTATGAGTAAAGATGAGGGAACATATTATTTAAATCTTACAAAAATAGATTTGAAGTTCTTATTTGAAAATTTTAATATTTATAATAATAGTCTAATAAACACGGATAAAAGTATAGTTGTAAATGAATTAGGAGAAACATACTCTAAGTTTAATGAATATATCTGGGTCCAAAGAAATAAAAAATTTCCTTTAGATATAATTGTTTTGGATAATAAAATAGTTGGCTTTATATGTTTGTCTAGGGAGACTTGTACTATACTAATTATGGATGGATATGAGGATTATACGATATTAAAAGAGTGGAAAAAAACACATGAAAATGAAGAGATATATCCTATAAAATTTGATGGAAATTATATGATTGATATGGAAGATGGAACAAAGCTTTCCACAGATGTATATCTTCCTAAGTTTGAAGACTCTACTAAAAAAGTACCTACAATTCTTATGAGAACTCCATATGGAAAAGAAAATGATAAAGAAATATATTATAAGTATGTACAAAGGGGATATGCTGTTGTCATACAAGATGTTAGGGGAAGAAATGAATCAGAAGGTAAGTGGGAGCCTATGATTTATGAAAGAGAAGATGGGGATAGTACTATAAATTGGATAGTAGCGCAAGAATGGTCAAATGAAGTTGTTGGAATGATGGGAGCGTCATATCTTGGTTATGTTCAATGGGCAGCTGCATCTTCAGGAAACAAATACCTAAAAGCTTTGATTAGTATAGTTACAGCAGGTAGCCCTTTTATTGATATACCAAGAAAAGGTGGAGCTTTTGTATCTGGAATGCTTGCATGGGCATTTATGGTATCAAGAAATAAAGTTGATAGAAGTAAAATGATAAGAGATGACTGGGATGATGTTTTAAATATAAGACCGATACAAAATATACCTATTGAAGCACTTGGATATAGAATAGAATTTTTAGAAGAGTGGATAAAAAGAGTAGAAAAGGATGAGTATTGGGATAGGATGGACTGGCATCTAAAAAAAGATAAAATAAATGTGCCTGCACTAGTTGTATCTGGATGGTATGATGATAATGGTATGGGTACTACAGAAGCTTTGGATGTAATAAAAAATTATGAAAGAGGAAAGAGAAAGGCTATATTAGGTCCATGGATGCATAATTCAAACACTATAAGGGATATAAATGATATTCCTTTTGGAGATAATTCATTGAGATATGATGTAGACTATAACTATCTGTTATGGTTTGATAAATACTTAAAAGGAATAGAAAATGATATAGATAAGACTGCTCCAATAGAGTATTATTCAGTAGGTTCGAATGAATGGAAGATGGCAGAAAATTGGCCAATAGAAAATAAAATAGATAAAAGCATATATTTAATAAGTGATGGAAATGCTAATACATCTTTAGGGAATGGAAAACTATCCTTTGAAGAATGTTCAAAAGAAAATTATGACAGTTACATATATAATCCAAAAGACCCTTCGATACAGTTGATTGATATGTCAGAAAATGAAGTGGGAGTTCCAAATAATTATAAAGATTTGGAGAAAAGAAGTGACATGTTATGCTATACATCAGATGTTTTTAGTGAAGAACTTACTATAACAGGTGATATAAAGTTGGAATTCTTTGCATCAAGTTCTGCAAGAGATACTGATTGGGTTATAAAAATTATGGATGTGGATTTAGATGGAAATTCAATTAAATTAGCTGATGGTATACTAAGCGCCAGATTTAGAAATAGTTTTTATAAGTCAGAATTTATGGAAGAAGGAGCAATTTATAAGTTTACAATAATCACCTCAAAAATATCAAATACATTTAAAATCGGACATCGAATTAGGTTGGATATAACATCTAGTGCAAAAAACTTTATATTCCAAAATAGCAACACTAAAGATGGTTATAACAGTATTGAGTATATAAAAGCAAAAAATACAATCTATAATGGAGGAAAATACCCATCTAGATTGATATTGCCAATAGAAAACAATTAA
- a CDS encoding dipeptide epimerase codes for MKITDIKFEKLRIKLRKPVVVSFGTIEYGESIILKIETDEGYYGFGEAAPLAAVTGEVLDTVLSILIMFKKELIGKDPLDIETIHTIMDGVIIGNTSAKAAIDIALYDLKGKIMNVPLYKVLGGYDNKVQTDVTIGIDKPEKMAEEALGRVREGFRILKLKAGIRPEEDIEAVKLIREAVGDNIRIRIDANQGWNVNSSINTIKKLEEFDVDAIEQALPHWDLDGTAYIRNKSNTKIMIDESLHSPIDAIKAIKKNAVDTFNIKLMKSGGIYPAIKINNIAEASGVNCMLGCMLETRIGITAAANLIASKKNITEADLDSFMFCEEIEGISGGFVMDGDIMNLINKPGLGIEVNL; via the coding sequence ATGAAAATAACAGATATTAAATTTGAAAAATTAAGAATCAAATTAAGAAAGCCTGTTGTAGTTTCGTTTGGAACAATTGAATATGGAGAGAGCATAATCTTAAAAATTGAGACTGATGAAGGTTATTATGGATTTGGAGAAGCTGCTCCTCTTGCAGCAGTTACAGGTGAAGTTTTAGATACTGTACTTTCTATATTAATTATGTTTAAAAAAGAACTCATAGGTAAAGACCCATTAGATATTGAAACTATACATACAATTATGGATGGAGTCATAATAGGGAATACTTCTGCTAAAGCAGCAATTGATATAGCTTTGTATGACCTTAAAGGTAAAATTATGAATGTACCTCTTTATAAAGTTCTTGGAGGATATGATAACAAAGTTCAAACAGATGTAACGATAGGTATAGATAAACCAGAGAAAATGGCAGAAGAAGCACTGGGAAGAGTTAGAGAAGGTTTTAGAATATTGAAGCTTAAAGCTGGAATAAGACCTGAAGAAGATATTGAAGCTGTAAAATTAATTAGGGAAGCTGTTGGAGATAACATAAGAATTAGAATAGATGCAAATCAAGGGTGGAATGTAAACAGTAGTATAAATACTATCAAAAAACTAGAAGAATTTGATGTTGATGCGATTGAACAAGCACTTCCACATTGGGATTTAGACGGTACTGCTTACATAAGAAATAAGAGTAATACTAAGATTATGATAGATGAGTCATTACATTCGCCAATAGATGCAATTAAAGCTATAAAGAAAAATGCAGTGGATACATTTAATATAAAGTTAATGAAATCTGGTGGAATTTATCCTGCAATAAAAATCAATAATATAGCTGAAGCCAGTGGGGTTAATTGTATGTTAGGATGCATGCTTGAAACAAGAATTGGTATAACCGCAGCAGCAAATTTGATAGCATCTAAGAAGAATATAACAGAAGCGGACCTTGATAGTTTTATGTTTTGTGAAGAAATAGAAGGTATATCTGGAGGATTTGTGATGGATGGAGATATTATGAATCTTATCAATAAACCAGGTTTAGGAATAGAAGTGAACTTATGA
- the pxpB gene encoding 5-oxoprolinase subunit PxpB, producing the protein METRYLLSGDKAVVAEFGNEISEDINKKVISFMRAIEISNLKGIVTEMVPTYRSLMISYNPLKIDFDSLIESLKKIENNLESIELPKPKIHEIPVCYDRVFGIDIETVASHNNLTVDEVINIHTGREYLIYMLGFTPGFPYLGGMDERIATPRLEVPRTKIYGGSVGIAGSQTGVYPIDSPGGWQIIGRTPLKLYDENREEQILLRAGDFIKFVPITLDEFIEIEKDNLSV; encoded by the coding sequence ATGGAAACTAGATACTTGCTATCAGGAGACAAAGCAGTAGTTGCTGAATTTGGAAATGAGATATCAGAAGATATAAATAAAAAGGTAATTTCGTTTATGAGAGCGATAGAAATATCAAATCTTAAAGGAATTGTTACAGAAATGGTGCCAACATATAGGTCACTTATGATAAGTTACAATCCCTTAAAAATAGATTTTGATAGTTTAATTGAGAGTTTAAAAAAAATAGAAAATAATTTAGAAAGTATAGAGCTGCCAAAACCTAAAATACATGAAATTCCAGTATGTTATGATAGGGTTTTTGGTATAGATATTGAAACTGTTGCAAGCCATAATAATCTGACTGTAGATGAAGTCATAAATATACACACAGGTAGAGAGTATTTAATATATATGTTAGGATTCACTCCTGGATTTCCATATTTAGGTGGAATGGATGAAAGAATAGCTACACCTAGATTAGAAGTACCAAGAACTAAAATTTATGGTGGAAGTGTGGGAATAGCAGGTTCTCAGACCGGTGTATATCCTATAGATAGCCCTGGTGGATGGCAAATAATTGGTAGAACACCTTTAAAACTATACGATGAAAATAGAGAAGAGCAAATTTTACTTCGCGCTGGAGACTTTATAAAGTTTGTTCCAATAACTTTAGACGAATTTATAGAGATTGAAAAAGATAATTTAAGTGTTTAA